TAAAGAAATATTTCTCTCTGTTTCTAAAATTTTACATACTAGGAGAGAGTTTATTAGTGCTTTGTGATGATAGGTATGAATTTGTTAAAAATATGTATTTTCAAGAAAGTTCTCATATCATCACAAGTGTAAGGGTGGCACCATTATTATCACCTtcttttttttgctttttctcGCCGTGATTTACTACTATAGTTTTAACCTTTTAGGGGCCATGGGCAGTATTAATTGCGCGTGAattggcccttaggctttaattttgatttttacttTATGTTATTCTTTGGACCCACAGAGATTTTTCCAAAATATTATCTGAATCTTCAGGATGATTAATCCCCCTAATTTATTACTAGACCTTAATATTAAAGAGTCAAACTTTCTAGATTTCCTTGGCGCTATAAGACAATATGTTATGATAAcccatttaattttttaaaaaaattttggTTTTCCACATAGTGTACGATGTTCTTAAATGGAAAAATGATATTGTATGATCGTTCTTAAAATAATAGTCAAAAGATATGTAAATTTATATATTTTCGGCTATCGAATGTAAGTAGTGTCTGGCGCGGGCTAGAAATGATAATACCCCTTCTTAAATTTCTTGTTGTTTCGTTCACATAAGTTTTCTGATTGGTCTGCTTGTGTTGATGCTAGTTGTTATTCTTTCCTTTTATCCTTCAGGAACTTTTTTAccctttttatctctttttttcttgagtcgagggtctaccGATCGAAAACAATCTTCTCTATCTTCTCAAGGTAGGGGCAAGGTCTGGCTATACACTACCTCCATACTTACAATATTACACtgaattttttgttgttgttattgttgtccaGTATCCGCGTTGAGGCGCCGACTAATCCGAATTCTCACCTTCTAAGGCCGTTAAAGAGGAAAGCACTCCAAATTATTTCCATTTCGAGACAACCCATTTATTCGTGCTAGATAGCTATGTTTTACTTAATTATCTTACTTCTAAAACTTCTGAATTCGTAGTACAAGTACTAATCCAAGTCCATTAAAATGTAGTAGTACTAGTTTACTAAGTATGTTGTACGTTTGCAGAATATGCTTATACATTGCAAGTGGATGAGAAAAGTGACATCTACAGCTATGGGGTGGTGCTAATGGAAATTTTGTCCGGAAAAAGATCGGTAGATCCAGAATTTGGTGATGGAAATAGCCTTGTTGATTGGGTGAGGTCCAAAATGAAGAACAAAAATGGTATAAATAGCGTGTTGGATAAAAGTGCTGGCGCTTCATGTCCTCGGGTGAGGGAGGAAATGATGTTGTTACTTAGGATATCGTTGCTATGTTCTAGCCGAAATCCGGCTGATAGACCTTCTATGAGGGATGTTGTGTCTATGTTACATGAAGCCAAACCTGAAAGAAAGTTGTCTACGAATGGTGGTGGTAGTGCAACTGCGGCTTTTTCTTTGGCACAAAAGACCAATGTTGAGTGTTAATATAATTGGAAATTTggtttgtttgtttttttttgtCTCTTTTTCTCTTCAAATTGTGGGGGATTGGTAATTTGGTATAGGAGAAGtcaatattttcttttaaaatttatCTAGTGGAAAGTCATGTGTTCTGATTCTACTATTCTATCTTGAATAGACCATTAATTTTAACTTGACTAGTAACAAAATAGATATTGATATCAAGGATTACAAAAATGGaacaaaataaaatgatattAAGTACTCTTAGAATATCTCAAAACTGTGTGTTTCGGCAAAGGAAAAAAAGatatattcaagatcaagctcctTCTCATCTGCTCCACTCCTTAGCCAATTGGATACAATGTACTCTCAAGGTTTCCTCTTCTACCTGCACATAGAATGATATCATTGGTTTTGCTGTGGCCAATTAAAAAGAATGATTTTTAATTGGTTGAACTATATATTCGCCTTAAACAATACATAACTAAATGAAGTTAGCAAAAACATATATTTACAAAAAATTAGACTTTTAGTGGCGAATGATCGCTTGAAAAAGTTTACGttgaacttgaagttcaattgataattcatttgcaaaatattgttaGGTGTATTTGCTTACCCAAAgttaaatgtcatattcagctgttaatgctccaaataaaataaagttcataatgaataaagtctatggcatgcataaagcataatagactaatcggttacaaagataaaactccttgaagaaggagaggagcaaatgctCAAGACTCGATGATCGCTTGGAAAAGTTTAGTCGTTGAAGTGGCGATATTGCATCGCCACACAAAATCACTACTAGCGACTCTTAATTCCAATATATTTGAGCTATGTTCTAGCTATAGTTAATTAGATGAAAAGGAAGTTGGCAAATTCGTGAGGCTAGCAAATGGAGCTTGGAACTAGCTGTTGTTTATGAGGTATGGCAAAAGAGATcgtacagtcaaacctctctataatagCCTcgtttattttgatattttttggtttCTATAGTAAATTGTTTATTATAGAGAATATATATTATAGCATAACATGAAAAATTCAACAGttgctaaaaataaaaaattgtcaCAAACAAGCTCGGATTCATGGGGTATTTGTCAAATTAGGTTTTCTGTTTTGCGTGTTGTATTCTTATGAATCAACTCGTTTTTTcgaaaattaaataaattaaacTTCGAGGTTAATTTATTTGAGAGCATTATTCGTTTCAATTCGATATTTTTTGGCtgctatagtgaagtgttgttataaaaaatatatattatagtaaTAAATAACATGAAAAATTGATTCCAAGAAAAACTTGGCCATTATAGTAGACATTAACAGGTCAATAAGAAAAAACAACATACACTAACAGATAAATTAGCAGAAAATAAAGAACGATAAGGAGAAAGAATTCAAGTAAACAAGAGTGCATCTAATAGTCATCAAAGAACAAAAAGGAAATTAAAAGGTAGATCTGACCTCTAAAGAAGAAATTGTATTTATATGATTCTCTAGTTCCTCCGAAAACTCTTTCTCCTGCTTTAAAATGACTATAAGCTGTGTGAGCAAAAAACATGACTGCTCAACCTGGAAAACCAATCACAAAAACTGTTACTAATCTTCTTCATTATTCTAATTAATATAtctataaatttttgaaatgaacaattttaattaattacctgCCATTGCATATTCATAATAAAATCCTCGATACCGTCCATGACTTCCTCAGCTGAGATCACAGCATCATAAACCGACGTCACTTTTGCCTGTCCAAATAATAGAAAATTTGATCTTAcgattatttgtatatatatatatatatatatatatatatatatatatataaaattacttTAATAtgacaaaaaataataatattacaaATTTATTATCATAGTAGATAATCTATACGTGTGATTATAGTAGATAATCTATATATGCAACACACGCCTTCTCTCCCTTGTATTTTCATTATCTTAAAGAGCTCTATTTGTCACGGATACCTTAATTTCTTGTTACAAACTTTATAATTGGCAAGAAGTAACCTTTATATATTTTCACTCCAACAAAATCAAGTACTACTATAATAAATTTTTCAACTCTACTTAACATATATTAAAAGTATTTCAAAGTAGGTCAACAAAACTGCCACAAGGTTACGTTAGTACTACTAAAATTGTTCTCTGTCccacaaatttttaattttctaagATTTTATTGGAAACAAAATACGATGTGCCACCAAAAATACGTTTTTAACTCTATCCAAAGCAACTTCTTTTTATAATTGCTCTATGCCCAACATGATCTCGACTAATAAACTTAATTTACTTcaataaacatgtaaaattgaAGTAAAagttttttaatttaataaaaataaagtaataaGCATACCTCAGCTCCATCGACTAATGGAAGACAAAGAGAAACTGCTGACAATTTCCTGGCCACCCTTCCAACTGCTTCAGAATTTTTGACCTCTAATCTTTGCCATTCTCTAAGTAAACGACCTTGAGAATTCATTATTTGGTTTATTTTAATTTCGTGCTTCAATTTTTGCACTTGAATTCTCTTCTCCGCGGTGAAGTTTCTCATAATTGAGATTCTTAACCATACATTGAACAGCTTCTTCTGTTACACAACCAAGAAAAACAAGAATATGCACTTCAGTGGAAATAATGTAATTTAATTTCATGTATGGTCATTCGATCTTTATTTATTATAGTTTATTGCACTAAAGTCACAAATATTTTTTcataacaaaaaataattcaaTTGTGCCTATATATGacagaaaataaattatataaaaatGTTAAATCCAATCGTGGAAACACAAGTAGGTACACATTTGAGCTACTCATTTTACATAATATCCATGCGGTACcacttaaaaaataaaaacttactTTTTTGACAAAATAAACCCATGATCGATGTGTGCCACGTGGTGAAAGACAGCAGTAATATTAGGTTGGATTGAAAAAATGACTGACTTGTTTTTTAAGTGGTGTCACCTGAATATTATGTAAGATGAGTTGTTGATATATACTAACTACTTATGATATGTCAATTTTCTACATATGGCGTCTTACTTGTATTTTCTGGGATCAGATTTAGCATTTTATCTCCTTCCTTATATTTTTTAGATATACAAATGCATAATTGAGTTATTTTTGCGATACAAAagttaattttataattttggtgcAAGACACTAAAAGTTGGACATCCATCCATGTAACCTGAAAATTAACGGAAACATTCTTTCTATCTCACAAAGtaaggataaggtctgcgtactccACTTGTGGGGTTACACTgagtatattattattgttgtaaaTTAAAGTATCTAGGCATTGAAGAATTCAGAATTTACCTGTGCAACCCTCTTGATTGTAGCCATAGAAGCCTCAGCACGAGCATTGGCAAACCTCCATTGTACCAACCTATTATTCATAATCCTATATTGATGAAAATCTTCTTCTAATACAGGTGACACTTTTCTCTGCTTAAAATACTTCAAAACCCCAACAACACCACTTCGACTACCACTACTCTCCTTAGACTCCGCTTTCAATTTTCTAGTGCTAGGCGACTTAGGGACCGTATTAGGCAATTGAGATGCAGTCGAATTAGGCAATGGACGTCCTGGTGACAATGCCCATGCAGAAGAAGAATTAGTAATCTTACTCTGATTATTGCGTTGTAAGAATTTACCAAAACTATAATTATGATCTCCATTTTCTTGAGACGACTTTCTAGTCGTCTTGATTTGTGTATAGTTTGGGCTTCTCATCAATGGGCTAACATTTTCTTCACCTCTATAAGTTCTCATTTTCGTCGTTGATTTTGACCGATTGACAAGACTTGGCACTGGGTCTGTTGATGAGTAGGTGTGGATTTCGGGAAGTGACATTCCGCTTTTGCTTCTTAGTAATCGTGGAGAGTTAGCCGGTGATCGCTGAATATTAATGGCTGGTTGATAATTTTGCTTGCGAGTACTGCGATTTTTCTCCTTCTccattttgatgatttgatgtaaGGTCTTTGTTTTACAGGTTTGTATTTTTGGGAGAAAGATTAGTGTATAAAATTCAACAACTAGTTTTATAAGAGAAAGAAATGTAGGTTTAGAGAACTATAGCTCGAGGGCTAGTAGTTGATAGCACGTTAATATGTTTTTTTCCTTCTTATTTCCAAATTGTAGTTCGAGGCTAACACGAAAATTGGTCGACTACGTGTATTTATTTTATCATGTATATATGTCAAATGAGGAGGACTTTTTGGAGGTCAACGTTAATATGTAATCATTTGATTATAGGAAATGTTAGACACGTCCTATTAACCAATATATGTTAAATCCCATAATTTGACTACTTAAATTATTACTCTAATTagcaataacaataatatttaGTACGCTTCAATCTCAAATAAATAGGAGTTAAATAAATTAAAATCGGTTATATAAAGTCTCATTGGCCATTTTTCTGATTCCATTAGTACAGGTTCAATGATACCtccaaaataaaaacaaaacatAAAAAGTAGTATTAGAGGTCTGTTTTTTTCGACTGACATAAAATATGTAATTGGACTAAAAGATTTCTAAGAAGAAATAGGACCTAAGGTAAATGAACTAACACGCCTAAAACATATTCAGAACTAATTAGTATCGcctataaaaattatttttttattgtgtATTATCTTTCGCTAAACTATTATAGAGGGTAGGCCTTTCGAAATTTTTTCTCCACATGTGATTGTAGGTTTACCTCGTTCTCTTCTAACATTTCACTTGGCATGGTTTCGCATCTACATATGAATGCATTTGGAGGGTTGATCTCGTCCAAATCACACCTTAAAACAAGGATATGAAACGGTCAATTGCAATAATAGTAACCCAACAacgagtcgggatcgaatccacatggagtttATATGGGAATTAGGGGTATATATTCTAGTACGTGAGTTTGACCTATcttaatttacacttccacaaattggttttgtttctatttctatttttaaaactaagattgcaaagttaagaaataaaactaagataatagtattgttgtttttcaagtttgtaaaaagcctagggttatgaccatcacctaggtgttcgcctaatgggatataaaccttaatacttgttttgttgatcggggtgtattatagctatcaactctcaattacccactcagtaCTTCTTGGTCAAGGAgtagttttgcccaatttggctttctcaagtctaaatgggtatcacacaaaatggttgataagagctcaagtcggattattactatctctaggttgaaccctttaattgggttgatCAATCTCTCGaatgacccaatttcttgttagacgagttttcctagactaagtctctttttctcaagtagagactaagtcaattaggcatgaactaatgtttgcaaccattaattcaacaaattaagcatgaacaaggctaaataataaacacccaatcataaacagacattaattagatacccataagattTATACAATAggtttgggtcacaaccctagtaaacatctagctactcatgcttgaaattgaagaaatagaagaagaaatagtaattaaactcatattggaaagtcaaaatgataaaatataagttaaaatatcccaaaatatagaaaactactaaaagaagcaaagaaaaacggctacaggacTTGCCGATGTCAAAaattaacctaattttgtgaaactcgtctatttatacaaggctcgaaatttcgaacaaaaatgcccttcgggaggttctgcggccgcacaattctatgtgcggtcctCAGAAGTCTTCATCTTTGCAGGAGCTGagattctacggccgcacaattctccactgcggccgcgaggcattatttctgcggtccgcagatttatcaCTACGGCCTCAACCtggtcttctgcggtccgcatcttTACTTTTGCAGCAGCAAGACACTCCTTCTGTGGCctcacaattcttgtgcggtccgcattttttaGGGAGTGGACTTTGAAAATTTGCACACCCTCTGAATTTCATTTCCAGTTCttcatttgcggccgcacaactcctgtgcggtccgcagtttGCTAGAAAACCCTGTTGGGATTTGCTTCATTGTTTGCGGTCGCAGAtagaattttgcggtccgcactttgcaagcTATTGTGCCTTTTGTTGCCTTGTGTTTTGATTACtcttttttgagtcggattttatCTCGGGAGTCCGACTTCGAACATTCCTGCAAATTttgcatattttatcagttttgggaacacaattaaatgctTTTAGACCAAAACAAGAGCTAAAAGGTgataataagtagtcaaaatcctcacttatcaaCTTTCCCAAACTTAATTTTTTGCTTGTCCTGAAGTAAATATAATAGTCCCCACCTTCACAAGTTAAGGGTCACTACAACCAATCAAAAGTGAcccaatcacacatcaattgggaccaacaattacccacactacttatgcattatcaacaaggcgaccaGTTAAACTTTTATGCATAtgtagttctaatgtgacacttgagcatcaaaatttgactttattcatcaagaaaACTCGCTATTTCGTGTAGGTCATTGtgaatcccaaactcctcctcctttaCTCTTCATTTGCctagctcacttaagaattttagcactcaatccaaagatttgtgaaagtttcactcatctctctcaagagaatgtcgcaagtacggcttcaagtatcATAGGCTTGTCTCTCATGTAGATcgtcactaatgtaagctcactcgactTGAAATCACATAGGGCTTTTTCGAGATGTAATGAAggtttttggactaaggttggatacaCTATGATTGAGTGGGATCAcccttccttaagcactctatttttTTATTCTCGGCTCAAGCTTTGCCAATTCCTTGaagcactttcttttccttggggaactagagagacttaacatcactctttcttgatcatgacatttaTTTTCTCCCTCcttgatttctccatgctttgtatcattacttttctttgaattccttcaatTTTTCCACTTATTcgctttctttttgtatttttctttttcttctttccttttcttgcctttccttctcatcatttcttttctcctttttgtgccttgatacctcttttaagttcctcgtctctcccccaaacttatatttttagccaattgtttcacaagagtgttaaggaaagctcgggtgccacgagagggtcacgacaaaatgggtaaaggcttgtaacatggttatcaaatgagaaaggctcgaggctcGTAGGGATAACAGTATTGGTAGGTAATGGAAAATTTTAAgcgggtcaaggaaagcctacaatcacttctcaagccaagcaaaacttaaaaattttccttaaaacacattcggggcaagttctagaccattcgcacgggtacttagaCTACCAAAAAAATACCTCACCCCTTACGCAACTGAATTGctaaagaggatagagtctagggcccacaacgaccatattcaagattgaaaatcattaTGGTtcgactgaaccactcgatgattggCTAAGTCAAtgcaagagtcacaaagtcactaactagagctatttctttcaaaaaccttgtttctaaccataagcacgtagttaactatgttggtaccaagtgaagcatgtttggcTCTTCGatcatgacttaattaggtctttttattcattactactattattattgcctaaacaccaaaaaataaaatagactcagtcccttaagaaggttgtcacgccatccatcattgggaagagtcatccggttcacacaaaaactacctttggaaagaactatggcattaagaaaaccaaagccttattatccactaaaacataaaaGAGAGCTACTAAATcgaaaaagaagctactaattcaaaaggAAGTTACTACATAGAAAAGATGCTACTaaattaaacactaactaataagagAACCAAACATGAAGAGGCTACaaacaaaaactattgaaagcaATACGAATATACACAAtgagagaagatatatacataatgagagaagagaagagagaatatatacagaataaggaaaaagaagagaATAATGTCGgttattacaaaccaattgtCTCAGAATCATCAAGTCATATCAAATGAACTCCACCCCCATCCCCCATCCCccacccccgaataaaaataagcattgtcctcaatgcttaacaaaataaaattaaaggaagggtaagagtaaagaaaactccctatggctccttggccatctctgtgtccacaGCAGCATCACCACCCCCAGTCttctccaactggatctcatcgtcctcaactctgggagtgactgggttggtgaacatctgatgcaCTGCCTCAACAGTGTCAACAGtagagtctggctcctcagactggccaactggtgatGCAGGTGATGTGGAATCTGGCATGgatggtgtgggtcaatcagcatatcaaatgaaatatctctGGCTGCCGCAAGCTTGGTAACctatctccggagcttgtccactgatttcttggatgcctgggactttctcatctttttCACTTCCTTGCCCAGTTCTTTTATCACTGACCCATGCTGCACTAATTGGCCATAATCATGTTCTGGTTCTCTGggagcttcttcaatgtttcttccACTGTTGGGGGCATCTAAGGTGCCGTAATGGAGGACTATGTTGCAACAGTACTAGATATGTCAGATaactttgcagtagctgtctgcatctagttgttgaggctcgccaatatCTGGGTGAATCGCAACGCAGAGAGTGAGGTAGTAGGCATTGGCACCGGCCTCAAAGCCGAGGTAGAACCTGTAATAAGAGTTGTCGAAGGCACTGAGGCTGGAGGTGGAGGCATAGATGTTGCACTAGCTGAAGGCTCAGCTGAAGTGGATGGAATGTCAATTACCTCTGCAACTAGcatcgatggctcatcagactggcttgTGGTGGTAGACGGCTGGCCCTTTTTCTTAGGGTTTTGTTCATCCATCAGcgagtaccatgagaagggcttcttcgccCGCACCTTCGTATCAAAATCTCTCGGCTCCACCCTCGCATACGTAAGATACAcagtaatggtgttgggatacggataGGATGTGTCAGCTTGCCTGGCGACCACAGAGATGTTgaccgacatcacgacacccacattgatcgggtacccgtcCATGATGGAGGCAACTAAAACTGCATGCAGGATCGGAAGATTTGTCTCATTCTGACATGGGTCTAGTCGGCTGCATACAAAGGTCCGCCACCCCTTTGCCTTAAAACTCAAAGTGTTTCTGTGAGTAGCCACCCCTGTCGTGATTTATGAGGGTGGTTCCCTAGTAGCTGCTAGAATTTTAACTAGCCACGGACGAGATGCATCCCTAAGTGCCAACTTCTCCAAATACTCTGTGGGCTCGACATAatcaaaccccaagtaggtgttcaatgtgtgctgGTCAAAACACACCTTGAGGTTCCTAACTTTAGttacctttgtccctttcttAGTATGCTCCACATTGTCGTAGAATTCCCGGACAAGGTATTTCTTTGCATCCACCacgctctgggtgaaccacatccaaccCGTGCGCTCTCGGAACTGCCTCAAGACTGCAAGGTTGTACTTTTCTAGATCTTTCACCGGCTACCACCCACGGAAGCTAGAGAAGGCAACCAAACATACGAACCTATCCTCCcacacctctttcttctttgaccGCTCAAGGTCGGCAACTGTAGTATCTCCACCTCGGCCATCATCTGGGATGTCCGGAACTGTGGAAGCATAAATTAAGATAGTTAAAACTCAGATAATTGTGGAAGTTAAGAAATACAACTAAGATaactatttttgttatttttcaagtttGTAAATAGCCTAGGGTTATGACCATCGCCTATGTAttcgcctaatgggatataaaccttaatgatttttttgttgatcggggtgtattatagctatcaactctcaattacccactcagtaCCTCTAGGTCAAGGAgtagttttgcccaatttggccttctcaagtccaaatgggtatcacacaaaatggttgataagagctcaagtcgggttattactatctctaggttgaaccctttaattgggttgatCAATCTCTCGaatgacccaatttcttgttagacgagttttcctagactaagtctctctttcttaagtagagactaagtcaattaggcatgaactaatatttgcaaccattaattcaataaattaagcatgaacaaggctaaataatactcaatcataaacatatattaattagatacccataaggtttacacaataggtttgggtcacaaccctagtaaaaatctagctactcatgcttgaaattgaagaaatagaagaagaaatactaattaaactcatattggaaAGTCAAAATGATAAAACCTATGTTACAATATCCAAAAATatagaaaactactaaaagaagcaaagaaaaatggctacatgACTTGCGGATGTAAAATATTGACcgaattttgtgaaactcgtttatttatacaaggctggaaaTTTCGAACAAAAATGTCGTTCGGGaagttctgcggctgcacaattccatgtgcggtccgcagaagtcttCATCTTTGCAGGAGctgggattctgcggccgcacaattctccaCTGCGGCCACGAGGCATTGTTTATGCGGTCTACAGATTTATCACTGCGGCCACAACCTAGTCTTC
This sequence is a window from Nicotiana tomentosiformis chromosome 5, ASM39032v3, whole genome shotgun sequence. Protein-coding genes within it:
- the LOC104106375 gene encoding QWRF motif-containing protein 7, with protein sequence MEKEKNRSTRKQNYQPAINIQRSPANSPRLLRSKSGMSLPEIHTYSSTDPVPSLVNRSKSTTKMRTYRGEENVSPLMRSPNYTQIKTTRKSSQENGDHNYSFGKFLQRNNQSKITNSSSAWALSPGRPLPNSTASQLPNTVPKSPSTRKLKAESKESSGSRSGVVGVLKYFKQRKVSPVLEEDFHQYRIMNNRLVQWRFANARAEASMATIKRVAQKKLFNVWLRISIMRNFTAEKRIQVQKLKHEIKINQIMNSQGRLLREWQRLEVKNSEAVGRVARKLSAVSLCLPLVDGAEAKVTSVYDAVISAEEVMDGIEDFIMNMQWQVEQSCFLLTQLIVILKQEKEFSEELENHINTISSLEVEEETLRVHCIQLAKEWSR